Proteins encoded in a region of the Mycoplasma feriruminatoris genome:
- the frr gene encoding ribosome recycling factor, with product MTDLIIKNAQEQMKETIDAYVLHLRQVRTGKASGAILDKVMVNYYGSLMPLNQISQITTPEANLIIIKPYDRNIITEAVGAIHKADLGLNPVSDATLIRIPIAPLTEDVRKDLVKKVHKELEGYKIRVRNIRRDAIEEVKKIENISKDLISDSEDQIQQVTDKFIKQLDDLTKEKEKELMTI from the coding sequence ATGACTGATTTAATTATTAAAAATGCACAAGAGCAAATGAAAGAAACTATTGATGCATATGTTTTACATTTAAGACAAGTTAGAACTGGAAAAGCAAGTGGTGCTATTTTAGATAAAGTAATGGTAAATTATTATGGAAGTTTAATGCCATTAAACCAAATTTCTCAAATTACTACTCCTGAAGCTAATTTAATTATTATTAAACCATATGATAGAAACATAATTACTGAAGCAGTTGGAGCTATTCATAAAGCTGATTTAGGATTAAACCCTGTAAGTGATGCTACTTTAATTAGAATTCCAATAGCACCATTAACTGAAGATGTAAGAAAAGATCTAGTTAAAAAAGTTCATAAAGAATTAGAAGGTTATAAGATAAGAGTTAGAAACATTAGAAGAGATGCTATTGAAGAAGTTAAAAAAATTGAAAATATTTCAAAAGATTTAATTAGTGATAGTGAAGATCAAATTCAACAAGTTACAGATAAATTTATTAAACAATTAGATGATTTAACAAAAGAAAAAGAAAAAGAGTTAATGACAATATAA
- the argS gene encoding arginine--tRNA ligase, with protein MNTTIIEMFYNDLKNICQKLNINKDPIIEINKNNTPGLLSSSICLISSKQVNKKPIELAEEFKNQLLLTNNYLKIEIAGPGFLNVLVKPEILSTVISNVLSLKSKYGNLEKQNKIINIEYVSANPTGYLHIGHARNAVIGSVLVNLFKKAGYKVQTEYYINDAGNQINVLAVTVFVHYLQNLNIDAKKPENCYAGDMYDDLAKIIIDQYGDQFKDIKYTDNQILDENVHLLFRQISTDYFLKIIKQQLADFNVKIRHWSSEQEVYDTHQIEKVLKLYEQKNALYKKDDAIFLKTTQFGDDKDRVLVKSDNTYTYILPDLATHNLRIKRTKADKLINIWGGDHHGYIKRMQAGLALLGNDMNILEIQMVQMVRLIKDGSEYKMSKRKGTAVWLADLLELVGADALRYMLASKSASSHMDLDLDLITLKNSSNPVYYAQYATARCNSILNQAKSKKIKPLIKPTNLLTNPKEVELLLILDNFKEVIKNSANNRSTQQICDYIQTICKIFHSYYAEIKIIDENDLQLTRLRLGFIKAILQVLENAFFIIGIQPVVEM; from the coding sequence ATGAACACAACTATTATAGAAATGTTTTATAATGATTTAAAAAACATTTGTCAAAAGCTAAATATTAATAAAGATCCAATTATTGAAATTAATAAAAATAATACACCAGGTTTATTATCAAGTTCTATTTGTTTAATTAGTAGTAAACAAGTAAATAAAAAACCAATCGAACTAGCTGAAGAATTTAAAAACCAATTATTATTAACTAATAATTATTTAAAAATAGAAATAGCTGGTCCTGGGTTTTTAAATGTACTAGTAAAACCTGAAATTTTATCAACAGTTATTAGTAATGTTTTAAGTTTAAAATCTAAATATGGAAATTTAGAAAAACAAAATAAAATTATTAATATAGAGTATGTTTCAGCAAATCCTACAGGATATTTACATATAGGTCATGCTAGAAATGCTGTAATTGGATCAGTTTTAGTAAATTTATTTAAAAAAGCTGGTTATAAAGTACAAACTGAATATTATATAAATGATGCAGGTAACCAAATTAATGTTTTAGCAGTAACTGTTTTTGTTCACTACTTACAAAATTTAAATATTGATGCTAAAAAACCAGAAAATTGTTATGCTGGTGATATGTATGATGATTTAGCAAAAATTATTATTGATCAATATGGTGATCAATTTAAAGATATTAAATATACTGATAATCAAATATTAGATGAAAATGTACATTTATTATTTAGACAAATTTCAACTGATTATTTTTTAAAAATCATTAAACAACAATTAGCTGATTTTAATGTAAAAATTAGACACTGATCTAGTGAACAAGAAGTTTATGATACTCATCAAATTGAAAAAGTTTTAAAATTATATGAACAAAAAAATGCTTTATATAAAAAAGATGATGCTATATTTTTAAAAACTACTCAATTTGGTGATGATAAAGATAGAGTCTTAGTTAAATCAGATAATACTTATACTTATATTCTTCCAGATCTAGCTACTCATAATTTAAGAATTAAAAGAACTAAAGCAGACAAATTAATTAATATATGAGGTGGAGATCACCATGGATATATTAAAAGAATGCAAGCAGGATTAGCTTTACTTGGAAATGATATGAACATTTTAGAAATCCAAATGGTTCAAATGGTAAGACTAATTAAAGATGGCAGTGAATATAAAATGTCAAAAAGAAAAGGTACTGCTGTTTGATTAGCTGATCTTTTAGAATTAGTTGGAGCTGATGCTTTAAGATATATGCTAGCAAGTAAATCTGCAAGTTCACATATGGATTTAGATCTAGATTTAATTACTTTAAAAAATTCATCAAATCCAGTTTATTATGCTCAATATGCAACAGCTAGATGTAATTCAATCTTAAATCAAGCTAAATCTAAAAAAATTAAACCTTTAATCAAACCTACTAATTTATTAACTAATCCAAAAGAAGTGGAATTGTTATTAATATTAGATAACTTTAAAGAAGTAATTAAAAATAGTGCAAATAATCGTTCAACTCAACAAATTTGTGATTATATTCAAACTATTTGTAAAATTTTTCATTCTTATTATGCAGAAATTAAAATTATTGATGAAAATGATTTACAATTAACTAGGTTGAGACTAGGTTTTATTAAAGCTATTTTACAAGTTTTAGAAAATGCCTTTTTTATCATTGGAATTCAACCAGTTGTAGAAATGTAA